A genome region from Coprococcus phoceensis includes the following:
- a CDS encoding alpha-L-fucosidase, with product MKRKKILSFLLAGAMLGQTFPLGTMIVSAEEKTMVGEEQLTDKKTAAPEKDKAVPNKNQYKYQKDELAAFCHFGPNTFTGKEWGDNYGNTDPNQLFTLKENFDAETLVKTIKDAGFKKLIITAKHHDGFCLWNSDYTTYDVGSTDYAKKNYDGMGGDILAEISKACSDADLDMGLYLSPWDIHEPSYGNNSPGDYNEFYNNQLKEILSNDKYGNKGKFVEIWMDGAKGGGADPQDYNIKQWYDTIQEYEGQDGECMIFGAGPYATVRWIGNEDGAAADETWSKSILTEDNKIKNDPSQKADDFKGDPTDHYSNGYAEGNKWTVPEVDARITSGWFWGNGKHLPKSMEQLSNMYFNSVGHNAPLLLNIPPNNKGTVDDAILNRVKEFGSAVKETFSTNLAKGEKVTCTASEVRGNDKAYSPNKVLDGNQETYWTTDDKTAATEATLEVNLGETKQFDVVSIEEAIQFGQRISEFKVEYKNGSEGWKLFDKGKTVGAKRLCRKNPVKADKIRITVKTSEKAEHKAPIISEVGVYRAAADFALGNGIPEGLGVIEDTDSKFEFKGSWGNDSGDAYTGGTGRWANPGSGVEATVKFKGTKIWLLGTIDPNHGTADVYIDNQLVKTIDTHGDTRKLQQRIFESDTLSDGEHTLRIVPKNKATGLDAALVLDNEGKGMFDLSATSFEVNEESMAEFTVKRLGGSKGTATVNYAVNPGSAIQDHFNADAKGTLTFAEGETEKKFEVQIKTVNVDNLAFTVELNSPSQGCITGFNTPARVVIRDGKTEDKGNYDENNRFQFPSKKDASATLEAELMQLTNNTEGDNNWPLQVTEEQTASNGKFLNCLNSNDQAKLYYNAPKAGTYTVTVRYRSGDEQNGFKWTEENGKVEAGNVTAGASDQAAAYHEKTFEMKVLTPGEGVLTFVGAEGHNAPQLDKFDIVAKEVQTVEYNVTKTAGTNGSITGPDKVEAGMDATFTITPNEGYRVADVKVNGVSVGAVTTYTVKNVAADVKIEATFVAEDFKYTEKNPFEFPTKKDEVKTLEAEHATELVNSTDADSDPSWPLEIAKETWASNGKYVNCLAYKDYIKYAYTAKAGKYEVKLTYRSGSDTNKLAWAEKDGNVVAGQTAVANTNVNDSLQVKTTTFELDVKKDGAGMLSFTAPDTGKGPQIDKFEIKRISETEPAPEKVDKSQLNAVIKDAEGKDLGNYEDGAEKEAFKKALESAKAVAGNEKATQQEVNDAKATLQTAMDKLVEKKPVEPEKVDKSQLNAVIKDAEGKDLGNYEDGAEKEAFKKALESAKAVAGNEKATQQEVNDAKAALQTAMDKLVEKKPVEPEKVDKSALQTYYDKCVESYKEAKYTKDSWKEYAEALNTAKAVLAKEDATQKEIQQAKADLEKAVQNLKKVVVDKKPVTQNGTTTQSKVPTTGDPASIMLWLATAASSLAVLGKRKNKED from the coding sequence ATGAAAAGGAAAAAAATACTTAGTTTTTTACTTGCTGGTGCAATGCTTGGACAGACATTTCCGCTTGGAACAATGATTGTTTCGGCAGAAGAAAAAACAATGGTAGGAGAGGAGCAATTAACGGATAAAAAAACAGCGGCTCCGGAAAAAGACAAAGCGGTTCCGAATAAAAATCAATATAAGTATCAAAAGGATGAATTGGCAGCGTTTTGTCATTTTGGTCCAAACACTTTCACAGGAAAAGAGTGGGGAGATAATTATGGGAATACAGATCCAAATCAACTTTTTACTCTGAAAGAAAATTTTGATGCGGAGACATTAGTTAAAACAATTAAAGATGCGGGCTTTAAAAAGTTAATTATTACAGCAAAACATCATGATGGTTTCTGTCTATGGAACAGTGATTATACTACATATGATGTAGGATCGACAGACTATGCTAAGAAAAATTATGATGGCATGGGAGGTGATATTCTTGCTGAAATTTCCAAAGCCTGCTCTGATGCGGATTTAGATATGGGACTTTATCTTTCGCCGTGGGATATTCATGAACCATCTTATGGAAACAATTCTCCTGGAGATTACAATGAATTTTATAACAACCAGTTGAAAGAAATTTTGAGTAATGATAAGTACGGAAATAAAGGAAAATTTGTAGAAATTTGGATGGATGGAGCAAAAGGTGGAGGAGCAGACCCGCAGGATTATAATATTAAACAGTGGTATGATACAATTCAAGAATATGAAGGGCAAGATGGGGAATGTATGATTTTTGGTGCAGGTCCATATGCAACAGTTCGTTGGATTGGAAATGAAGATGGTGCGGCGGCAGATGAGACATGGTCAAAATCTATATTGACAGAGGATAATAAGATTAAAAATGATCCTAGCCAAAAAGCGGATGATTTTAAAGGTGACCCGACAGACCATTATTCCAATGGATATGCGGAAGGAAACAAATGGACTGTTCCGGAAGTAGATGCTCGTATTACATCTGGTTGGTTCTGGGGCAATGGAAAACATTTGCCGAAGAGCATGGAGCAGTTGTCGAATATGTACTTTAATTCTGTTGGTCATAATGCACCGCTTCTTTTGAATATTCCACCGAACAATAAGGGAACGGTAGATGATGCAATTCTTAATCGAGTGAAAGAATTTGGAAGTGCAGTAAAAGAAACATTTTCTACAAATCTTGCAAAAGGAGAAAAAGTAACCTGCACAGCAAGCGAAGTGCGTGGAAATGATAAAGCATATTCGCCAAATAAAGTTTTGGATGGCAATCAAGAGACATATTGGACGACAGATGATAAAACGGCAGCAACAGAGGCAACGTTAGAAGTGAATTTAGGCGAAACAAAGCAGTTTGATGTTGTATCAATTGAAGAGGCGATTCAATTTGGCCAAAGAATTAGTGAATTTAAAGTGGAGTATAAAAATGGGTCAGAAGGATGGAAGCTCTTTGACAAAGGAAAGACGGTTGGAGCTAAAAGACTTTGTAGAAAGAACCCAGTAAAAGCAGATAAGATTCGGATTACAGTTAAGACTTCTGAAAAAGCAGAGCATAAAGCGCCAATCATCAGCGAAGTTGGTGTATACCGTGCGGCGGCAGATTTTGCACTTGGAAATGGAATCCCGGAAGGTCTTGGTGTTATAGAGGATACAGATAGCAAATTTGAATTTAAAGGAAGTTGGGGCAATGATTCTGGAGATGCATACACAGGAGGAACAGGACGCTGGGCAAATCCTGGATCGGGAGTGGAAGCAACCGTTAAATTCAAGGGAACAAAAATATGGCTTCTTGGAACAATAGATCCAAATCATGGTACAGCGGATGTCTATATCGATAATCAATTGGTGAAAACTATTGATACTCACGGTGATACAAGAAAGTTACAGCAAAGAATTTTTGAATCAGACACGCTGTCAGATGGGGAGCATACATTGAGAATTGTTCCGAAAAATAAGGCAACAGGACTTGATGCAGCTCTTGTATTAGACAATGAAGGAAAAGGAATGTTTGATTTGTCAGCAACTTCGTTTGAAGTGAATGAAGAGTCTATGGCAGAATTCACGGTGAAGCGTCTTGGTGGCTCTAAAGGAACAGCAACTGTAAATTATGCAGTGAATCCAGGAAGTGCAATTCAAGATCACTTTAATGCAGATGCAAAGGGAACGCTTACTTTTGCGGAGGGTGAGACAGAAAAGAAATTTGAAGTTCAGATTAAGACGGTAAATGTAGATAATTTGGCGTTTACAGTAGAATTAAACAGTCCATCTCAAGGATGTATTACAGGATTTAATACACCGGCAAGAGTAGTGATTCGTGATGGGAAAACAGAAGATAAAGGCAATTATGACGAGAATAACAGATTCCAGTTCCCAAGTAAGAAAGATGCATCAGCAACTTTAGAAGCAGAATTGATGCAGCTCACAAACAATACTGAGGGAGATAATAATTGGCCGTTGCAAGTAACAGAAGAACAGACAGCTAGCAATGGTAAGTTCTTGAATTGTTTGAATTCTAACGATCAGGCTAAATTATACTATAACGCACCAAAAGCTGGAACTTATACAGTGACAGTACGTTATAGAAGTGGTGATGAACAGAATGGATTCAAATGGACAGAAGAAAATGGTAAAGTGGAAGCTGGGAATGTTACTGCAGGTGCAAGCGATCAGGCGGCTGCTTATCATGAGAAGACATTTGAAATGAAAGTGCTTACACCTGGAGAAGGTGTGTTGACTTTCGTAGGGGCAGAAGGACATAATGCACCACAGCTTGACAAGTTTGACATTGTAGCAAAAGAAGTACAGACAGTTGAGTATAATGTGACAAAAACAGCAGGAACAAATGGTTCTATCACAGGACCAGATAAAGTAGAAGCTGGAATGGATGCAACATTTACAATTACGCCAAATGAAGGCTATCGTGTTGCGGATGTAAAAGTGAATGGAGTTTCAGTGGGAGCTGTTACAACTTATACAGTGAAAAATGTAGCGGCAGATGTGAAGATTGAAGCTACATTTGTGGCAGAAGACTTCAAATATACAGAAAAGAATCCGTTTGAGTTCCCGACAAAGAAAGATGAAGTGAAGACGTTAGAGGCGGAGCATGCGACAGAATTAGTGAATAGTACGGATGCAGATTCAGATCCTAGTTGGCCACTTGAAATTGCAAAAGAAACTTGGGCAAGCAATGGTAAATATGTAAATTGTCTAGCTTATAAAGACTATATTAAATATGCTTACACAGCAAAAGCAGGTAAGTATGAAGTGAAATTAACTTATAGAAGTGGTTCGGATACAAATAAACTTGCGTGGGCAGAAAAAGATGGAAATGTTGTAGCAGGACAAACAGCTGTAGCTAATACAAACGTAAATGATTCATTGCAAGTAAAAACAACAACGTTTGAACTGGATGTGAAAAAAGATGGAGCGGGAATGCTTTCTTTCACAGCACCAGATACAGGGAAAGGACCACAGATTGATAAATTTGAGATTAAACGAATCAGTGAAACAGAGCCAGCGCCAGAAAAAGTAGATAAGTCACAGTTAAATGCGGTTATTAAAGATGCAGAAGGAAAAGACTTAGGAAACTATGAGGATGGAGCAGAAAAAGAAGCATTTAAGAAAGCATTAGAATCTGCAAAAGCAGTTGCAGGAAATGAAAAAGCAACACAGCAGGAAGTAAATGATGCAAAGGCGACACTTCAGACAGCGATGGACAAACTGGTAGAAAAGAAACCGGTAGAACCAGAAAAAGTAGATAAGTCACAATTAAATGCAGTTATTAAAGATGCAGAAGGAAAAGACTTAGGAAACTATGAGGATGGAGCAGAAAAAGAAGCATTTAAGAAAGCATTAGAATCTGCAAAAGCAGTTGCAGGAAATGAAAAAGCAACACAGCAGGAAGTAAATGATGCAAAGGCAGCACTTCAGACAGCGATGGATAAACTGGTAGAAAAGAAACCGGTAGAACCAGAAAAAGTAGATAAATCTGCCTTGCAAACATACTATGATAAGTGTGTGGAATCTTATAAAGAAGCTAAATATACAAAAGACAGTTGGAAAGAATATGCAGAAGCTTTAAACACTGCCAAAGCTGTATTGGCAAAAGAAGATGCAACACAGAAAGAAATACAACAAGCAAAAGCAGATTTGGAAAAGGCAGTCCAGAATTTGAAGAAGGTGGTAGTGGATAAGAAACCAGTTACACAAAATGGAACAACAACACAAAGTAAAGTTCCGACAACTGGAGATCCGGCATCAATCATGCTCTGGTTGGCAACAGCGGCATCTTCATTAGCTGTTTTAGGAAAAAGGAAAAATAAAGAAGATTAA
- a CDS encoding YcxB family protein, translating to MSIRYRVKTKHTKELLKDFVKFSFRVNHPKATARLGIIGVGFLIIGTGMKQGSLAMWLCLVFGAVFCVLACTRDRIGVMQLKKNDKIYQNDWEVDTSFFDGEIRIKNSGDSKGFSKSYKEVAALYMDEKNYYIGIEGDDLYPLPRKSFVEGKQEEFEKFIKEKTGKKMMYVPFKMKNKFAIIRENMKAKEKEHDLKLEKKKKGSIGSVDENSSTER from the coding sequence ATGTCAATAAGATATAGAGTAAAAACGAAACATACAAAAGAACTTTTAAAAGATTTTGTAAAATTTTCTTTTCGTGTAAATCATCCAAAGGCTACGGCGCGTCTGGGAATCATCGGAGTAGGGTTTTTGATTATTGGAACTGGTATGAAACAAGGTTCATTGGCAATGTGGCTGTGTTTGGTGTTTGGAGCTGTGTTCTGTGTGCTTGCTTGTACAAGGGATCGCATCGGTGTTATGCAATTAAAGAAAAATGATAAAATTTATCAAAATGACTGGGAAGTAGATACTAGTTTTTTTGATGGAGAGATCAGAATCAAAAATAGTGGAGATTCAAAAGGGTTTTCGAAAAGTTATAAAGAAGTTGCTGCTTTGTATATGGATGAGAAAAATTATTATATTGGAATAGAGGGGGATGATTTGTATCCGCTTCCAAGAAAAAGTTTTGTGGAAGGCAAGCAAGAAGAATTTGAGAAATTTATCAAAGAAAAAACAGGAAAGAAAATGATGTATGTTCCGTTTAAAATGAAAAATAAATTTGCAATCATAAGAGAAAATATGAAGGCAAAAGAAAAGGAACACGATTTAAAACTAGAGAAAAAGAAAAAAGGGAGCATCGGCTCTGTGGATGAAAATTCATCTACGGAGCGATAG
- a CDS encoding glycine/sarcosine/betaine reductase component B subunit, which translates to MGIGPSTKETSLHHFRDPLLDVVSKDTDVDLMGVMLVGSPDGNEDKMLVGTRAAVWAECMRADGVILSCDGWGNSHVDYTNTMEQIGSRGIPVTGITFNGTVAQFVVVNDYLDGVVDMNKSASGEETNVVGENNMTERDCKLALAKLKLKIRQKEQKE; encoded by the coding sequence ATGGGAATTGGTCCTTCGACAAAAGAAACATCATTGCATCATTTTAGAGATCCGTTGTTAGATGTTGTTTCAAAAGATACAGATGTAGATTTAATGGGAGTAATGTTGGTTGGTTCGCCAGATGGAAATGAAGATAAAATGCTTGTCGGAACGAGAGCAGCTGTATGGGCAGAGTGTATGAGAGCTGACGGTGTAATTCTTTCCTGTGATGGTTGGGGAAACAGTCATGTAGATTATACAAATACAATGGAACAGATTGGGTCAAGAGGAATTCCAGTTACAGGGATTACATTTAATGGTACAGTAGCACAATTTGTAGTTGTAAATGATTATTTAGATGGAGTTGTTGATATGAATAAAAGTGCGAGTGGTGAGGAGACGAATGTTGTAGGTGAGAATAATATGACAGAACGTGATTGTAAACTAGCACTTGCAAAATTAAAATTAAAGATACGTCAAAAAGAGCAGAAAGAATAG
- the prdD gene encoding proline reductase cluster protein PrdD: protein MAEKEKDLRRLVIKAYHMNEVDWGEHNHITTDGKMTVSKEMIEELVGSEPLIEKIDIQIIKPGEHDRWTNTMMDIIPISTKVLGKIGEGITHTITGVYVILTGVDVNGKQTHEFGSSEGNLKDMLYLNRAGTPGDEDVIISFDVTLAAGMGQERPGPTAAHRACDKFIQSYRDQLKKFKGNLCTERHEYHDIVRPGKKRVLIIKQVAGQGAMYDTHLFAKEPSGVEGGKSIIDMGNMPVILTPNEYRDGIIRSMQ from the coding sequence ATGGCAGAGAAAGAAAAGGATTTACGTCGTTTGGTAATTAAAGCATACCACATGAATGAAGTGGATTGGGGAGAGCATAATCATATTACAACAGATGGTAAAATGACTGTCAGCAAAGAAATGATAGAAGAGCTAGTTGGGTCAGAGCCATTGATTGAAAAAATTGATATCCAGATTATTAAACCGGGAGAACATGATCGTTGGACGAATACGATGATGGATATTATACCGATTTCTACAAAAGTGCTTGGAAAGATTGGCGAAGGAATTACCCATACGATTACAGGAGTTTATGTCATTTTAACTGGTGTGGATGTTAACGGGAAACAGACACATGAATTTGGTTCTTCTGAAGGTAATCTGAAAGATATGTTGTATTTGAATCGAGCGGGGACACCTGGAGATGAGGATGTGATTATATCGTTTGATGTAACGCTGGCTGCGGGAATGGGGCAGGAAAGACCAGGACCGACAGCTGCACATAGAGCATGTGACAAATTTATTCAGAGTTATCGGGATCAACTAAAAAAATTTAAGGGGAATTTGTGTACGGAACGTCATGAATATCATGATATCGTAAGACCTGGTAAAAAACGAGTGCTTATTATTAAGCAGGTGGCCGGACAAGGCGCAATGTATGATACACATTTATTTGCAAAAGAGCCTTCAGGTGTAGAAGGTGGTAAATCAATTATAGATATGGGTAATATGCCGGTGATTTTGACACCGAATGAATATCGAGATGGTATTATCCGATCTATGCAGTAG
- the prdB gene encoding D-proline reductase (dithiol) protein PrdB, translating to MSLTTVKGMQSEIFVPITPPMVWTPVTKELKDMTIALATAAGVHHKEDKRFNLAGDFTWRKITDQMKSSELMVSHGGYDNGDVNKDINCMFPIDRIHELAKEGFIKACAPVHAGFMGGGGNQEKFKHETGPAIAQMFKEEGVDAVVLTAGUGTCHRSAVLVQRAIEEAGIPTIIIAALPPVVRQTGTPRAVAPLVPMGANAGAPNNVEQQTAIVKATLEQLVEIQTPGKIVPLPFEYVAKV from the coding sequence ATGAGTTTAACAACTGTTAAAGGAATGCAATCAGAAATTTTCGTTCCGATTACTCCGCCGATGGTATGGACTCCTGTAACAAAAGAGTTAAAAGACATGACAATTGCTCTTGCTACAGCAGCTGGTGTACACCACAAAGAAGACAAGAGATTTAACCTTGCAGGTGACTTTACTTGGAGAAAAATTACTGACCAGATGAAATCAAGTGAATTAATGGTTTCTCATGGTGGATATGACAATGGTGATGTTAATAAAGACATCAACTGTATGTTCCCAATTGATAGAATTCACGAATTAGCAAAAGAAGGATTTATCAAAGCTTGTGCACCTGTACACGCAGGTTTCATGGGTGGTGGTGGAAACCAGGAGAAATTTAAACATGAGACTGGTCCGGCTATTGCTCAGATGTTCAAAGAAGAGGGCGTAGATGCAGTTGTCCTCACCGCTGGCTGAGGTACTTGCCACCGCTCTGCAGTATTGGTGCAGAGAGCGATTGAAGAAGCTGGAATTCCTACAATTATTATTGCAGCTCTTCCACCAGTTGTACGTCAAACTGGTACACCACGTGCGGTAGCTCCGTTGGTACCTATGGGTGCTAATGCTGGTGCTCCTAACAATGTGGAACAACAGACAGCTATTGTAAAAGCAACATTAGAACAATTAGTAGAAATCCAGACACCTGGAAAGATTGTTCCATTGCCATTTGAATATGTAGCCAAAGTTTAA
- a CDS encoding CBO2463/CBO2479 domain-containing protein, which translates to MKYGDKIIKMEGVIVEVHDGCVAIDLKGRLGYLKIPMRMLITDYPLVVGQEVAWNMSFIEQLGPEANDKYVSNLDVYNRRQEEMRAKNEENNKEV; encoded by the coding sequence ATGAAATATGGCGATAAGATAATTAAGATGGAAGGCGTAATTGTGGAAGTTCATGACGGCTGTGTTGCAATAGACTTAAAAGGTCGTCTTGGATACTTGAAGATTCCGATGAGAATGCTGATTACGGACTATCCGCTTGTGGTAGGACAGGAAGTTGCATGGAACATGAGTTTTATAGAGCAGCTTGGTCCGGAAGCCAATGATAAATATGTCAGTAACCTAGATGTCTACAATAGGCGCCAGGAAGAAATGCGTGCCAAAAATGAAGAGAATAACAAGGAGGTATAA
- the prdA gene encoding D-proline reductase (dithiol) proprotein PrdA, translated as MSITAETCKEHAKDPAVLCCRAEAGITIGPENLEDPTIFDDLVDSGLLNLDGCLTIEQILGAKLTKTCDSLTPVTADVIDAVQVEAAPAEEVVEETAAPVAAVPATATTTVSGGTLKIHIGEGKDIDIELPMGIGTGAAQAVEVPAEAVAAVEAAPAAANNEEVKVVRTLTRKHFNITEVKRGPETKIEGTTLYIREGIEEEAVASQELVNSLKIDIITPEQYHTYSETIMDVQPIATKDGDDEIGSGATRVLDGVVMMVTGTDANGVQIGEFGSSEGYLDENIMWGRPGAPEKGEIFIKTEVVIKEGTNMERPGPLAAHTATDVITQEIREALKKLDESLIVDTEEFQQVRRPGKKKVVIVKEIMGQGAMHDNLILPVEPVGILGGKPNVDLGNVPVMVSPLEVLDGCIHALTCIGPASKEMSRHYWREPLVLEVLHDEEVDLCGVIFVGSPQINAEKFYVSKRVGMMVEALDVDGAFVTTEGFGNNHIDFASHHEQIGMRGVPVVGMSFCAVQGALVVGNKYMTHMVDNNKSESGIENEVLACNTLCHEDAIRALAMLKDAMAGTEVKKAEKKWNPNVKSTNVELISNVTGKPIELVANEQSLPMSEKRKEKYD; from the coding sequence ATGTCAATTACAGCCGAAACATGTAAAGAACATGCAAAGGATCCTGCAGTATTATGCTGTAGAGCAGAAGCAGGTATTACAATTGGCCCAGAAAACTTAGAAGATCCAACAATTTTTGATGATTTGGTGGATTCAGGGCTATTAAATTTAGATGGTTGCTTAACTATCGAACAGATCTTAGGTGCAAAACTTACAAAAACTTGTGATTCTCTTACACCGGTTACAGCTGATGTTATCGATGCTGTGCAGGTAGAGGCAGCACCAGCAGAGGAAGTTGTGGAAGAAACAGCAGCTCCAGTAGCAGCAGTTCCAGCAACAGCTACAACAACAGTATCAGGTGGAACATTAAAGATTCATATTGGAGAAGGTAAAGATATCGATATCGAGTTACCAATGGGAATCGGTACAGGTGCAGCTCAGGCAGTAGAAGTACCAGCAGAAGCTGTAGCAGCAGTTGAAGCAGCTCCGGCAGCAGCAAACAATGAAGAAGTAAAAGTTGTTAGAACACTTACAAGAAAACACTTCAACATCACAGAAGTTAAGAGAGGACCAGAGACAAAGATCGAGGGAACAACTCTTTACATCCGTGAAGGAATTGAAGAAGAAGCAGTAGCTTCACAGGAACTTGTTAACAGCTTAAAGATTGATATTATTACACCAGAACAGTACCACACATATTCAGAAACAATCATGGATGTTCAGCCAATCGCTACAAAAGACGGCGATGATGAAATCGGTTCAGGTGCTACAAGAGTGCTTGACGGCGTTGTTATGATGGTAACAGGTACAGATGCAAATGGTGTTCAGATTGGTGAGTTTGGTTCTTCAGAAGGATACTTAGACGAAAACATTATGTGGGGACGTCCGGGTGCACCTGAAAAAGGTGAAATCTTCATTAAAACTGAAGTGGTTATCAAAGAAGGAACAAACATGGAAAGACCAGGTCCGTTAGCTGCTCATACAGCAACAGATGTGATCACTCAGGAAATCAGAGAAGCATTGAAGAAACTTGATGAATCTCTTATCGTAGATACAGAAGAATTCCAGCAAGTAAGAAGACCAGGAAAGAAAAAAGTTGTTATCGTAAAAGAAATCATGGGACAAGGTGCTATGCACGACAACTTAATCCTGCCGGTTGAGCCAGTTGGTATTCTTGGCGGAAAACCAAACGTTGACTTAGGAAACGTTCCGGTTATGGTATCTCCATTGGAAGTATTAGACGGATGTATCCATGCATTAACATGTATCGGACCAGCTTCTAAAGAAATGTCAAGACATTACTGGAGAGAGCCACTTGTTCTTGAAGTACTTCATGATGAAGAAGTTGACCTTTGTGGAGTTATCTTTGTTGGTTCTCCTCAGATCAATGCAGAAAAATTCTATGTATCAAAACGTGTTGGTATGATGGTAGAAGCATTAGACGTAGATGGAGCTTTCGTTACAACAGAAGGTTTCGGAAACAACCACATTGACTTTGCAAGCCACCATGAACAAATCGGTATGAGAGGCGTTCCTGTAGTTGGTATGTCATTCTGTGCAGTTCAGGGAGCACTTGTTGTTGGTAACAAATACATGACTCACATGGTAGATAACAACAAATCTGAATCAGGTATCGAAAACGAAGTTCTTGCATGTAACACACTTTGCCATGAAGATGCTATCAGAGCTCTTGCAATGTTAAAAGATGCTATGGCTGGAACAGAAGTTAAGAAAGCTGAAAAGAAATGGAATCCAAACGTAAAATCTACAAACGTAGAATTAATCTCTAACGTAACTGGAAAACCAATCGAGTTAGTTGCTAATGAACAGTCATTACCAATGAGTGAAAAGAGAAAAGAAAAATACGACTAA
- the prdC gene encoding proline reductase-associated electron transfer protein PrdC, translated as MVMGNLQILLRQHVGAPCEAIVKAGDRVEKGTLIATPTGLGANIFSSAYGEVVEVTEDRIIIKPDEEQKDEFVPIEEGSKLDMVKAAGVVGMGGAGFPTGVKLGTDLEGGYILINAAECEPGLRHNIQQIEEECDKVIRGVKYSMEISNAAKAIFAIKKKNTKAVQTLKEALKDEPAISIHLLPDIYPMGEERAVVRECLGIELDPTQLPSAAKSIVINVETLARVAEAIDERKPCFSKNLTVIGKLNGGNQPHVFMDVPVGTSVEELIERAGGIDGVYGEIIMGGPFTGKATTFDAPITKTTGGIIVTMEFPDLHGATIGLLVCACGGDEARMRDIAEKMNAKVVSVARCKQAAEMKNGALKCERPGNCPGQVKNSMQFKKDKCEYIVIGNCSDCSNTVMGSAPKMGLKVFHQTDHVMRTIGHPLYRYLRVSKKVEQDI; from the coding sequence ATTGTCATGGGAAATTTACAGATTCTACTAAGACAACATGTAGGTGCACCTTGTGAAGCGATTGTAAAAGCCGGCGACAGAGTGGAAAAAGGAACTCTGATTGCAACACCAACAGGGCTTGGCGCTAATATTTTTTCCAGTGCATACGGTGAAGTTGTTGAAGTGACGGAAGACAGAATCATTATTAAACCGGACGAGGAACAGAAAGATGAATTCGTACCAATTGAAGAAGGAAGCAAGCTTGATATGGTGAAAGCTGCCGGAGTAGTTGGTATGGGTGGTGCCGGATTCCCAACAGGAGTAAAACTTGGCACAGACCTTGAAGGTGGATATATTTTGATTAATGCAGCAGAGTGTGAACCGGGACTTCGTCACAACATTCAGCAGATTGAAGAAGAATGTGACAAAGTAATCCGCGGTGTGAAATACAGTATGGAGATTTCGAATGCTGCGAAAGCAATTTTTGCAATTAAAAAGAAAAATACAAAAGCAGTTCAGACATTGAAAGAAGCTTTGAAGGATGAACCTGCAATTTCTATTCATTTACTGCCGGACATTTATCCGATGGGCGAAGAAAGAGCAGTTGTAAGAGAGTGTCTTGGAATCGAACTTGATCCGACACAGCTTCCTTCAGCAGCAAAATCTATCGTTATCAATGTGGAAACACTCGCAAGAGTTGCAGAAGCAATTGATGAAAGAAAGCCTTGCTTCAGTAAGAATCTTACAGTAATCGGTAAGCTTAACGGTGGAAATCAGCCACATGTATTTATGGACGTTCCGGTAGGAACATCTGTGGAAGAGCTTATTGAAAGAGCCGGCGGTATTGATGGAGTATATGGTGAGATCATCATGGGCGGACCGTTTACAGGAAAAGCAACTACATTTGATGCGCCGATTACAAAGACAACAGGTGGAATTATCGTGACAATGGAATTCCCTGATCTTCACGGAGCAACAATCGGACTTCTTGTCTGTGCGTGCGGTGGAGACGAAGCGCGTATGCGTGATATTGCAGAAAAGATGAATGCAAAAGTTGTTTCTGTGGCAAGATGCAAACAGGCGGCAGAGATGAAGAACGGCGCTTTGAAATGTGAAAGACCGGGAAATTGTCCTGGACAAGTTAAAAACAGCATGCAGTTTAAGAAAGATAAATGTGAATATATAGTAATTGGTAACTGCTCTGACTGTTCCAATACAGTTATGGGATCTGCGCCGAAGATGGGCTTGAAAGTATTCCATCAGACAGATCACGTGATGAGAACAATTGGACATCCGCTTTACAGATACTTAAGAGTGTCTAAAAAAGTAGAACAAGATATTTAG